The Neorhodopirellula lusitana genome contains a region encoding:
- a CDS encoding dihydroorotate dehydrogenase-like protein gives MSFQLQTNFGGLQLTSPIIVGACPASMNEHTRLAMQNAGAGAIVLPSLFEEQVIEWSMKIGRAITSRENAILAQSQQTKHQWACPNADSYLSLVNRASTLQNIPIIASLNGFTAGGWMDFAGELQEAGASAIELNLHHGRAIDFESSADIETTILDAVRDINAAIQIPLFVKLGRNFTSIPHIARQLLSGASGMVLYGRGPTVDLCLDTLKLASRWRLTRGEEEPESLDMLMQVHGYCPAMPLAASGGIGHADHLIKALLSGADVGMITSAIYREGPDVIRNMLDGLTRFMESHHMQTLTDLQMQRPIQFNSSEERTAYITALTAHLGTTEHQFNTPTLHADRWGHPTV, from the coding sequence ATGTCTTTCCAGCTTCAAACCAATTTTGGTGGCCTGCAATTGACGTCGCCGATCATCGTCGGCGCCTGTCCTGCGTCCATGAATGAGCACACACGACTGGCGATGCAGAACGCGGGGGCAGGCGCGATCGTTTTACCTTCCCTGTTCGAGGAACAGGTGATCGAATGGAGTATGAAGATTGGTCGTGCCATCACAAGTCGTGAAAATGCCATTCTCGCTCAATCACAACAAACCAAGCATCAATGGGCTTGCCCCAACGCGGATTCGTATTTGAGTTTGGTGAACCGTGCAAGCACATTGCAAAACATTCCAATCATTGCCAGTTTGAATGGATTCACGGCGGGAGGCTGGATGGACTTCGCCGGCGAGTTACAAGAAGCGGGTGCCTCCGCAATTGAACTGAACCTACACCACGGCCGAGCCATCGACTTTGAAAGTTCTGCGGACATCGAAACAACCATTCTCGATGCCGTTCGAGACATCAATGCGGCAATTCAAATCCCGCTGTTTGTCAAACTCGGACGTAACTTCACCAGCATCCCACACATTGCTCGCCAACTCTTGTCAGGTGCGTCCGGGATGGTTTTGTATGGAAGGGGCCCGACAGTGGATCTCTGTTTGGACACGCTCAAGCTTGCCAGTCGATGGCGGCTGACTCGAGGTGAAGAAGAACCTGAATCACTAGACATGCTGATGCAGGTCCACGGATACTGCCCGGCGATGCCGTTGGCAGCTAGTGGCGGAATTGGCCATGCGGATCATTTGATCAAGGCTCTGCTATCGGGAGCGGATGTGGGGATGATCACCTCAGCAATTTATCGAGAAGGTCCCGACGTGATTCGCAACATGCTAGACGGGCTGACCCGGTTCATGGAATCACACCACATGCAAACATTGACCGACCTGCAAATGCAGCGACCGATTCAATTCAATAGCAGTGAAGAGCGCACTGCCTACATCACTGCACTGACGGCGCACCTCGGTACGACCGAACACCAGTTCAACACGCCTACGCTGCATGCCGATCGCTGGGGACATCCAACCGTCTAG
- a CDS encoding universal stress protein, which produces MQEFKNILVYAGTEQPETAVAKAAKLALENNARLTLMDVVKPIPKAFGMISDVAKPEELEKLVAADRRGKMLDLASDVSDTGIPLDVVVAIGDPATEITRQVVNDEHDLVVKTSDGFSPAGRLFGSVAKSLLRLCPCPVWLLKPMIHGDFDQVVAAIDVESEDIQHTGLNRKILELAYALARRDKAQLHIVAAWQVWMEDSMRRHAGDDAVDSIRLDHQAKVQKALDELLQTPYANAKDVHLHLRQGSPAAVIRSVADEVEADLMVMGTVCRTGVAGFLIGNTAETVIPDITCSLLALKPDGFVSPVELSHTLSIQEDQPLPLM; this is translated from the coding sequence ATGCAAGAATTCAAAAACATCCTCGTCTATGCTGGCACGGAACAACCCGAAACGGCCGTCGCGAAAGCCGCAAAACTAGCGTTAGAAAACAACGCTCGTTTGACGTTAATGGATGTCGTTAAACCCATCCCGAAAGCGTTTGGAATGATATCCGACGTGGCAAAACCCGAGGAACTCGAAAAGCTGGTCGCGGCCGATCGACGTGGGAAAATGCTGGACCTCGCTAGCGACGTTTCCGACACCGGCATTCCACTGGATGTCGTTGTCGCAATCGGTGATCCCGCCACTGAGATCACCCGACAAGTCGTGAACGACGAACACGACCTGGTCGTCAAAACCTCTGATGGATTCTCTCCCGCAGGCCGATTGTTCGGAAGTGTCGCAAAGTCACTATTGCGACTTTGCCCATGTCCGGTCTGGTTGCTGAAGCCGATGATTCATGGCGATTTTGACCAGGTGGTTGCTGCCATTGATGTCGAATCGGAAGACATCCAACACACCGGTTTGAATCGCAAAATTCTCGAATTGGCATATGCACTGGCGCGGCGAGACAAAGCACAGCTTCATATCGTCGCAGCGTGGCAGGTTTGGATGGAAGATTCCATGCGTCGACACGCAGGCGATGACGCTGTGGATTCCATACGACTGGACCATCAAGCCAAAGTACAAAAGGCTCTCGACGAGCTTCTTCAAACGCCGTACGCGAACGCCAAAGACGTGCATCTACACCTACGTCAAGGGTCCCCCGCGGCGGTCATTCGCAGCGTTGCTGACGAGGTGGAAGCCGATTTGATGGTGATGGGAACGGTTTGCCGCACTGGCGTCGCTGGCTTCCTGATCGGAAACACCGCTGAAACCGTGATCCCGGATATCACGTGTTCGCTACTGGCATTGAAACCGGACGGTTTCGTGTCGCCTGTTGAATTGTCGCACACGCTGTCCATCCAAGAAGATCAACCACTCCCTCTGATGTGA
- a CDS encoding AAA family ATPase, with amino-acid sequence MIMKADDCVSIKDLIDALQLPNAYPHPVEAPIVVHETHISVVFLAGDFAYKIKKPIQTDFLNYSTLDRRKHFCEEEVRLDGRYADDLYLGVVSVTRDKGLITIQGAGETIEYAVKMRRFPAHALLSERVATGKLTSSEVLLLAKIIADFHHDAVVCKDEIASQWPDFLAKNTEQLLATLRETTEPQTAATLEVLGNWADDFFSQNWQTLTERINSGYIRECHGDLHLANVVYWQGQLVPFDGIEFNDHLRCIDVLSDTAFLAMDLAARGHLDLSRSFLNAYLEQTGDYQSLNLLRLFQCYRSLVRAMAASMRSDAEDAHQHIDLAYRFTLRESPRLWITHGVSGSGKTTLSEAVVQRHDAIRLRSDIERKRLYGLSPTQRPTSELSTSMYGSAANERTYQRLIDLAGGILRAGYSVIVDATFLKKSDRDRFHDLAIQEGVSVAILNCVVDAQTLRQRVTDRAAHGDDASDADLTVLEYQLTHREPLSDAERQHVTEIPNPTQIAEHL; translated from the coding sequence ATGATCATGAAAGCCGACGACTGCGTGTCAATCAAAGACCTGATTGATGCACTCCAACTGCCGAATGCCTACCCACATCCGGTCGAAGCTCCAATCGTCGTGCACGAGACTCACATTTCAGTTGTCTTTCTTGCGGGGGACTTTGCTTACAAGATCAAGAAACCTATCCAAACGGACTTCCTTAACTACAGCACGCTGGATCGTCGCAAGCATTTCTGCGAAGAAGAAGTTCGGTTAGATGGACGCTATGCCGACGACCTGTACCTGGGCGTCGTCTCGGTCACTCGTGATAAAGGGCTGATCACGATTCAAGGCGCCGGCGAGACCATCGAGTACGCGGTCAAGATGCGGCGTTTTCCTGCCCATGCCCTCCTAAGCGAACGAGTCGCCACCGGAAAGCTGACCTCGTCCGAAGTCCTTCTACTCGCGAAAATCATTGCCGACTTTCATCATGACGCCGTCGTGTGCAAAGACGAGATTGCATCGCAGTGGCCAGACTTTCTGGCAAAAAACACTGAACAGCTTCTCGCCACCCTGCGGGAAACCACCGAACCACAAACCGCCGCGACCCTCGAAGTTCTAGGCAATTGGGCAGATGATTTTTTCAGCCAGAATTGGCAAACACTCACCGAGCGAATCAACAGCGGATACATTCGCGAATGTCACGGCGATCTTCATCTAGCCAACGTCGTGTACTGGCAGGGTCAGCTGGTGCCGTTCGATGGAATTGAATTCAACGACCACCTTCGTTGCATTGACGTACTCAGCGACACCGCTTTCCTGGCGATGGACCTTGCCGCCCGGGGACACCTTGACCTCTCAAGATCGTTCTTGAACGCGTATTTGGAACAAACGGGTGACTACCAATCACTGAACCTGTTGCGACTGTTCCAGTGCTACCGCTCGCTCGTACGTGCCATGGCGGCATCAATGCGTTCGGATGCGGAAGACGCTCATCAACACATCGACTTGGCGTACCGCTTCACACTGCGAGAAAGTCCTCGTTTGTGGATCACTCACGGGGTCAGCGGTAGTGGAAAGACAACGCTTAGCGAAGCCGTGGTTCAGCGGCACGACGCGATCCGTTTACGTAGCGACATCGAACGAAAACGGCTTTACGGGCTCTCGCCAACCCAGCGACCGACCAGCGAACTCAGCACGTCGATGTACGGCAGCGCCGCGAATGAACGGACCTACCAGCGATTGATTGATCTGGCCGGTGGCATCTTAAGGGCCGGCTATAGCGTCATTGTGGATGCGACATTCCTAAAGAAATCTGACCGCGATCGATTTCATGATCTTGCCATCCAAGAAGGCGTTTCAGTTGCAATTCTAAACTGCGTTGTCGACGCACAAACGCTTCGCCAACGAGTGACTGATCGTGCCGCCCACGGAGACGACGCTTCGGACGCAGACCTGACCGTGCTCGAGTATCAATTGACTCATCGTGAACCACTTTCGGATGCCGAGCGTCAGCATGTCACCGAGATCCCCAATCCAACTCAAATCGCCGAGCATCTCTAA